The proteins below come from a single Juglans regia cultivar Chandler chromosome 12, Walnut 2.0, whole genome shotgun sequence genomic window:
- the LOC109005852 gene encoding photosystem I reaction center subunit II, chloroplastic-like yields MAMATQASLFTPPLSASKSGADRVTVPGKQSPTLSFTSPKPFKSFPGQRTIKAATADGKTEAPTKEAPVGFTPPELDPSTPSPIFAGSTGGLLRKAQVEEFYVITWDSPKEQIFEMPTGGAAIMRQGPNLLKLARKEQCLALGTRLRSKYKIKYQFYRVFPNGEVQYLHPKDGVYPEKVNPGRQGVGVNFRSIGKNVNPIEVKFTGKQVYDL; encoded by the coding sequence ATGGCCATGGCAACCCAAGCCTCTCTCTTTACTCCACCTCTCTCCGCCTCAAAGTCCGGTGCCGACCGTGTCACCGTCCCAGGGAAACAATCACCAACCTTGTCTTTCACGAGTCCCAAGCCATTCAAGTCTTTTCCGGGACAGCGTACAATCAAGGCAGCTACTGCGGATGGCAAAACCGAGGCACCCACCAAGGAGGCTCCCGTGGGATTCACCCCGCCCGAGTTGGACCCCAGCACCCCCTCACCGATTTTCGCAGGCAGCACCGGAGGCCTACTGCGTAAGGCCCAAGTCGAAGAGTTCTATGTGATCACATGGGACTCTCCCAAGGAACAAATCTTTGAGATGCCCACTGGAGGTGCAGCCATTATGAGGCAGGGTCCGAACCTGCTCAAACTGGCTAGGAAAGAGCAGTGCTTGGCTTTGGGGACGAGGTTGAGATCTAAGTACAAGATCAAGTACCAGTTTTACAGGGTGTTCCCCAATGGAGAGGTCCAATATTTGCACCCCAAGGACGGTGTTTACCCGGAGAAGGTGAACCCCGGCCGTCAAGGAGTCGGAGTGAACTTCAGGTCAATTGGAAAGAATGTGAACCCGATTGAGGTCAAGTTCACCGGCAAGCAAGTATATGACTTGTGA
- the LOC109005777 gene encoding uncharacterized protein LOC109005777 produces the protein MALTLAFASQSQAQAIHVRSQLSFARNTTQTATEYFMHIKKLTDDLAFAGQPLNCDDISTYLLAGLGPEYDSLVTTIGARATSLTLKEVLSMLLTCEARIQYHSQSFSSTSPSANVATKQQNLSFYQGRGNQRGRGRGNTSFRSSACGNFSSPNPNNHCCQLCDKPDHTASRCFKRFDPNFLTPPPRQNAQANLSTTQTQTSGNQE, from the coding sequence ATGGCTCTCACATTGGCTTTTGCTTCCCAGTCTCAGGCTCAAGCGATCCATGTGCGCTCTCAACTATCCTTTGCTCGAAACACCACTCAGACAGCTACTGAATATTTTATGCACATTAAAAAGCTCACCGATGACCTTGCCTTTGCTGGTCAGCCCTTGAATTGTGATGATATCAGCACATATCTTCTTGCAGGATTGGGCCCCGAATATGATTCCCTGGTCACCACTATTGGTGCTCGTGCTACTTCCCTCACTCTTAAGGAGGTCCTTTCAATGTTACTTACATGTGAAGCACGTATTCAGTATCACTCTCAGTCCTTTTCTTCCACTTCCCCTTCAGCTAATGTCGCCACTAAGCAGCAAAATCTTTCCTTTTATCAGGGACGTGGAAATCAACGAGGCAGGGGGCGTGGCAATACTTCTTTCCGAAGTTCAGCTTGTGGAAATTTCTCTTCCCCCAATCCCAACAATCATTGTTGCCAATTATGTGACAAGCCCGACCATACAGCCTCGCGATGCTTCAAAAGGTTTGATCCGAATTTTTTAACACCCCCTCCTCGTCAAAATGCTCAAGCCAATCTCTCCACTACTCAGACCCAGACCTCTGGTAATCAAGAATGA
- the LOC109005853 gene encoding probable linoleate 9S-lipoxygenase 5, translated as MEKLRGKNKKKQNHKVGDNKKVKGTVVLLKKNVLDFKDVKASLLDRIHELLGKCVSLQLISSARPDPEDGLRGELGKVAYLEKWIRTITHFPGGETVFPVTFEWDDSMGAPGALIVKNHHHSQFYLKTVTLEDVPGHGRMVFVCNSWVYPAHRYKYNRVFFSNKTYLPCQTPEMLRKYREGELVNLRGNGSEELKEWDRVYDYAYYNDLGSPDKGPDYARPVLGGSKEYPYPRRGRTGRKPTKTDPNSESRLPLLSLDIYVPRDERFGHVKFSDFLAYALKSLVQILLPELASLCDKTINEFDTIKDVLNLYERGIKLPNGPTLGKIRECIPWELLRELVRNDGERFLKFPMPDVIKEDRSAWRTDEEFAREMLAGVNPVIISRLQKFPPTSELDPKVYGNQNSTIREEHIEKNLKGITVDRAIKNNGLFILDHHDALMPYLTRINSTTTKTYATRTLLLLQDDGTLKPLAIELSLPHPQGEAHGAVSIVFTPAEEGVEGSLWQLAKAYAAVNDSGYHQLISHWLNTHAVIEPFVIATNRQLSVVHPIYKLLHTHFRDTMHINALARQILINAGGVLERTVFPAKFAMEMSAFVYKNWEFTEQALPADLLKRGIAVPDSSYPHGLRLLIEDYPYAVDGLEIWSAIENWVREYCSFYYPTDDTVQDDSELQSWWMEIRNKGHGDKKDEPWWPEMHTRAELVQACTIIIWVASALHAAVNFGQYPYAGFLPNRPTVSRRFIPEPGTSEYAELLSNPDLAFLKTITAQFQTLLGVSLIEILSRHSTDETYLGQRDNPDWTSDAEPIAAFERFRNKLIEIENRIMEMNNNRRWKNRVGPVRVPYTLLYPNTSDYSRNGGLTGKGIPNSISI; from the exons ATGGAGAAGCTCCGTGGCAAGAACAAAAAGAAGCAGAACCACAAGGTGGGTGACAACAAGAAGGTCAAAGGGACAGTAGTGTTATTGAAGAAAAACGTGTTGGACTTCAAAGATGTGAAAGCCTCATTGCTTGATCGGATTCATGAATTGTTGGGCAAGTGTGTCTCCCTGCAGCTCATCAGTTCTGCTCGTCCCGATCCAG AGGATGGATTAAGAGGGGAGCTCGGAAAGGTGGCATACTTGGAGAAATGGATTAGAACAATTACGCATTTTCCAGGGGGAGAAACTGTATTCCCCGTTACATTCGAGTGGGACGACTCCATGGGTGCTCCTGGAGCTTTAATTGTCAAAAATCACCACCACAGCCAGTTTTATCTTAAGACAGTAACCTTGGAAGATGTTCCTGGGCATGGTCGTATGGTTTTCGTCTGCAATTCTTGGGTTTACCCTGCACATCGTTACAAATACAACCGTGTGTTCTTCTCAAACAAG ACCTACCTTCCATGTCAAACCCCTGAGATGTTAAGGAAGTACAGGGAAGGAGAGCTAGTAAATCTGCGGGGCAATGGATCAGAGGAGCTCAAGGAATGGGACAGAGTTTATGATTATGCTTACTACAATGATTTGGGAAGTCCAGACAAAGGTCCAGACTATGCACGCCCTGTTCTTGGTGGATCAAAGGAGTATCCCTATCCCAGAAGAGGAAGAACTGGTCGAAAACCTACAAAAACTG ACCCCAATTCTGAGAGCAGATTGCCACTTCTAAGCCTTGACATTTATGTTCCAAGAGATGAGCGGTTTGGCCATGTGAAGTTCTCGGATTTTCTTGCCTATGCTCTGAAGTCCCTAGTTCAGATATTGCTCCCAGAGCTGGCATCTTTATGTGATAAAACCATTAATGAGTTTGACACCATTAAAGATGTACTTAATCTCTATGAACGGGGTATTAAGCTACCAAATGGACCTACACTTGGTAAAATTAGAGAGTGCATTCCTTGGGAGCTTTTGAGGGAACTCGTTCGTAATGATGGTGAACGATTCCTCAAATTTCCAATGCCTGATGTGATCAAAG AGGACAGGTCTGCTTGGAGGACAGATGAAGAGTTTGCACGAGAAATGCTTGCTGGAGTGAACCCTGTTATCATCAGCCGCCtccaa AAATTTCCCCCAACCAGTGAGCTGGACCCTAAAGTCTATGGGAATCAAAATAGTACAATAAGAGAAGAGCACATTGAGAAGAACCTGAAAGGGATCACTGTAGATCGA GCAATAAAAAACAACGGGCTATTCATATTAGATCATCATGATGCACTGATGCCATACCTGACTAGAATAAACTCGACAACCACAAAAACATATGCCACACGAACGCTCCTTTTGCTGCAAGATGATGGGACATTGAAGCCCTTGGCTATCGAGTTAAGCTTGCCACATCCACAAGGGGAGGCTCATGGTGCGGTCAGCATAGTTTTCACTCCAGCAGAGGAAGGTGTTGAAGGTTCGTTGTGGCAGCTGGCCAAAGCCTATGCCGCTGTTAACGATTCTGGCTACCATCAGCTCATTAGCCACTG GTTGAACACCCATGCGGTAATAGAGCCGTTTGTGATTGCAACAAACAGACAGCTGAGTGTGGTTCACCCAATATATAAGCTTTTGCATACACATTTCCGTGACACGATGCATATAAATGCCTTGGCACGGCAGATCCTCATCAATGCTGGTGGGGTGCTTGAGAGAACAGTCTTCCCAGCCAAGTTCGCCATGGAAATGTCTGCTTTTGTATATAAGAACTGGGAGTTCACAGAACAGGCATTACCTGCTGATTTGCTCAAGAG AGGAATCGCAGTTCCAGACTCAAGCTACCCCCATGGCCTCAGACTTCTTATAGAGGATTATCCCTATGCTGTGGATGGGCTAGAGATCTGGTCAGCAATTGAGAATTGGGTTAGAGAATACTGCTCTTTTTACTATCCAACTGATGACACGGTCCAAGACGATTCTGAACTCCAATCATGGTGGATGGAGATCCGTAATAAGGGTCATGGTGACAAGAAAGATGAGCCATGGTGGCCTGAGATGCATACAAGGGCAGAGCTTGTCCAAGCCTGCACCATTATAATTTGGGTGGCTTCTGCCCTCCATGCAGCTGTCAATTTTGGGCAATACCCTTATGCTGGCTTCCTTCCAAATCGACCAACGGTAAGCCGCCGCTTCATACCTGAGCCAGGCACCTCCGAGTATGCCGAGCTTCTGTCAAACCCGGACTTAGCCTTCCTGAAAACAATAACAGCCCAGTTCCAAACCCTCCTCGGTGTATCACTGATAGAAATTTTGTCCCGGCATTCAACTGATGAGACTTATCTTGGGCAGAGAGATAATCCAGATTGGACCTCAGATGCTGAACCAATAGCAGCATTTGAAAGGTTTAGAAACAAGCTGATAGAAATAGAAAACAGAATTATGGAAATGAACAATAATAGGAGATGGAAGAACCGGGTCGGGCCAGTCAGGGTGCCTTACACCCTGCTCTATCCAAACACCTCAGATTACTCTAGAAATGGTGGCCTCACTGGAAAGGGAATTCCTAACAGCATCTCAATCTAg
- the LOC109005851 gene encoding thermospermine synthase ACAULIS5-like — MADISYSNGNGVHGKGFVLNGYRKSCWYEEEIEENLRWSFSLNSILHTGATPYQDIALLDTKPFGKALVIDGKLQSAETDEFIYHESLVHPALLHHPNPRTIFIMGGGEGSTAREILRHNTVEMVVMCDIDEEVVEFCKSYLIVNRDAFCDPRLELIINDARAELESREECYDVIIGDLADPIEGGPCYKLYTKSFYEFTVKPRLNQGGLFVTQAGPAGIFSHTEVFSCIYNTLRQVFKHVVPYSAHVPSFADTWGWVMASDTPFALSADELDLRMKQRMKGENRYLDGKTFSSASTLSKAVRNTLDNETHVYTEGTARFIYGHGSAHRNTHE, encoded by the exons ATGGCAGATATTTCTTATTCCAATGGAAATGGAGTTCATGGAAAAGGCTTTGTACTAAATGGGTATAGGAAGAGCTGTTGGTATGAGGAAGAGATTGAAGAGAATCTGAGATGGTCCTTTTCTCTCAATAG CATATTGCATACAGGAGCTACGCCGTACCAGGACATTGCGCTTTTGGACACGAAACCTTTTGGAAAG GCTCTGGTCATTGATGGAAAGCTTCAAAGTGCAGAGACAGACGAATTCATCTACCATGAATCTCTTGTTCATCCAGCACTTCTTCATCATCCCAA TCCAAGGACCATCTTTATTATGGGAGGAGGTGAGGGTTCCACAGCAAGAGAGATTCTTAGACATAATACTGTAGAGATGGTTGTCATGTGTGACATTGATGAG GAGGTGGTGGAGTTTTGCAAGTCATACTTAATAGTGAACAGGGATGCTTTCTGTGATCCAAGACTTGAGCTTATTATCAATGACGCCAG GGCTGAGCTAGAAAGCAGAGAAGAGTGTTATGATGTGATCATAGGCGACTTGGCTGACCCGATTGAGGGAGGCCCGTGTTATAAACTCTACACCAAATCCTTCTATGAGTTTACTGTCAAACCTAGACTTAATCAGGGTGGCTTATTTGTCACACAG GCAGGACCAGCTGGAATATTCAGCCATACAGAGGTATTCTCTTGCATTTACAACACTCTAAGGCAGGTTTTCAAGC ATGTGGTGCCTTACTCGGCCCATGTCCCTTCTTTCGCAGATACTTGGGGATGGGTCATG GCTTCTGATACTCCATTTGCTTTGAGTGCTGATGAGTTGGACCTCAGGATGAAACAGAGGATGAAAGGGGAGAACAGATACCTTGATGGGAAAACATTTTCATCGGCTTCCACCTTGAGCAAAGCCGTTCGGAACAC GCTGGACAATGAGACTCATGTGTACACAGAGGGAACAGCAAGGTTCATATACGGCCATGGTAGTGCCCACAGAAACACTCACGAATGA